A genome region from Halorussus pelagicus includes the following:
- a CDS encoding phosphoglycerol geranylgeranyltransferase, protein MSSSWTDWDHIVKLDPDKTLVEGETFEDVCRTGTDALEIGGTLDMTTEKMQRVIDACAKYDVPLYQEPSNPAVVVEDDALDGYLVPVVLNAGAVSWITGAHKEWVRMDEVNWDRTTTEAYIIMNPDASVAELTEADCNQTPEDVAAYAEVAEEMFGQEIVYIEYSGTFGDPEVVAAAADALEEATLFYGGGIHDYESARTMAEHADTVVVGDLVHEEGCEAVRETVEGAKDAKKTTAESV, encoded by the coding sequence ATGAGTAGTTCGTGGACCGACTGGGACCACATCGTCAAACTGGACCCGGACAAGACGCTCGTGGAGGGCGAAACCTTCGAGGACGTATGCCGAACCGGCACCGACGCCCTCGAAATCGGTGGCACCCTCGACATGACCACCGAGAAGATGCAGCGAGTCATCGACGCCTGCGCGAAGTACGACGTGCCGCTGTATCAGGAACCGAGCAACCCCGCCGTCGTCGTCGAGGACGACGCGCTGGACGGCTATCTCGTGCCGGTCGTGTTGAACGCCGGGGCGGTGTCGTGGATTACCGGCGCGCACAAAGAGTGGGTCCGGATGGACGAGGTGAACTGGGACCGCACCACGACGGAGGCGTACATCATCATGAACCCCGACGCCAGCGTCGCGGAACTCACCGAGGCCGACTGCAACCAGACCCCCGAGGACGTGGCGGCCTACGCCGAAGTCGCCGAGGAGATGTTCGGGCAGGAAATCGTCTACATCGAGTATTCGGGCACCTTCGGCGACCCCGAGGTCGTCGCGGCCGCCGCGGACGCGCTCGAAGAGGCGACGCTGTTCTACGGCGGCGGCATCCACGACTACGAGTCGGCCCGCACGATGGCCGAACACGCGGATACCGTGGTCGTCGGCGATCTCGTCCACGAGGAGGGCTGTGAGGCCGTCCGCGAGACCGTCGAGGGCGCGAAGGACGCCAAGAAGACGACCGCCGAGTCGGTCTGA
- a CDS encoding amino acid permease, protein MPKELERDLGLFAVIAISIGAMIGSGIFILPALALKLAGPAVILAYFVAGLLVVPAALSKAEMATAMPEAGGTYIYIERGMGPLLGTVAGLGTWFSLSFKGALALVGGVPYLVVLFDLPIKPVALGLAVVLIAVNMLGAKQTGRLQVGIVVAMLAALVWFVGGGAGSIAAVQYDGFFDKGAGGVFAATGLVFVSYAGVTKIASVAEEVEDPSRNIPLGILGSLGFTTLLYVLIVTVVVGIVPGEELAGSLTPMADAAQVALDRPGVVVVVVAAILALVSTANAGILSSSRYPLAMSRDKLMPPSLSTISERFNTPTLAISLTGGVMLALIAFVPVLDIAKLASAFQILVFVLINIALVAFREGDVESYDPDFESPLYPWMQVVGAVGGLALLTQMGTIALVGAAVIIAASVVWYFAYVRGRIEREGVARDAVRRSVGRRAVEETRSTLSDATGYEVLVPVTEETSEEREASLLSIAADLVRQRGGTVRVVQFDEVPDQTPLERASAEQSAADIEFEERTDRLAADVDASVKYGEIVSHDTKHAIVNFASHHDSNLIVLERDSPEVPQTLFADDFEWILDHAPCDVLAVGGHDLGSVKTLGIVTDRGPYDSLKVGVANALASETGAIIELLYPVSPDASPKRRETLRDYHDEIASVCSVPVESTLVESDGDTLTDLTNATRAVDLVVVGDDGGRTRRSLFRRDRDQIADETATPSIQIHAHDSRRPGLFGRLLERVAF, encoded by the coding sequence ATGCCGAAAGAACTCGAACGAGACCTCGGACTGTTCGCGGTAATTGCGATTAGTATCGGTGCGATGATCGGAAGCGGCATCTTCATTCTGCCCGCACTCGCACTGAAGTTAGCGGGACCCGCCGTCATACTGGCGTACTTCGTCGCGGGCTTGCTCGTCGTTCCCGCGGCGCTGAGCAAGGCCGAGATGGCGACCGCGATGCCCGAAGCCGGTGGCACGTACATCTACATCGAGCGCGGTATGGGACCGCTCCTCGGAACCGTCGCCGGACTGGGGACGTGGTTCTCGCTGTCGTTCAAGGGCGCGCTCGCGCTGGTCGGCGGCGTCCCCTATCTCGTTGTGCTATTCGACCTGCCGATAAAGCCCGTGGCGCTCGGTCTCGCGGTCGTCCTCATCGCCGTCAACATGCTCGGAGCCAAGCAGACCGGCCGCCTGCAGGTCGGTATCGTCGTCGCCATGCTCGCCGCGCTGGTCTGGTTCGTCGGCGGCGGGGCGGGGTCGATAGCGGCGGTCCAGTACGACGGCTTCTTCGATAAGGGCGCTGGCGGCGTGTTCGCGGCGACGGGACTGGTGTTCGTCTCCTACGCGGGGGTGACGAAGATAGCCAGCGTCGCCGAGGAGGTCGAAGACCCCAGCAGGAACATCCCGCTGGGCATCCTCGGGTCGCTCGGATTCACCACGCTCCTGTACGTCCTCATCGTCACCGTGGTCGTCGGCATCGTCCCCGGCGAGGAGTTGGCGGGGTCGCTGACCCCGATGGCTGACGCCGCGCAGGTCGCGCTCGACCGACCCGGCGTCGTCGTCGTGGTCGTCGCGGCGATACTCGCGCTCGTCAGTACCGCCAACGCGGGGATACTCTCGTCGTCGCGCTACCCGCTGGCGATGAGCCGCGACAAACTGATGCCGCCCTCGCTCAGCACGATCAGCGAGCGATTCAACACGCCGACGCTCGCCATCTCGCTGACCGGCGGCGTGATGCTCGCGCTCATCGCGTTCGTCCCTGTCCTCGACATCGCAAAGCTCGCCAGCGCGTTCCAGATTCTCGTGTTCGTACTCATCAACATCGCCCTCGTCGCGTTCCGAGAGGGTGACGTGGAGAGCTACGACCCCGACTTCGAGTCGCCACTCTACCCGTGGATGCAGGTCGTCGGCGCGGTCGGCGGTCTCGCGCTCCTCACCCAGATGGGGACCATCGCGCTCGTCGGCGCGGCGGTCATCATCGCCGCGTCCGTCGTCTGGTACTTCGCGTACGTCCGCGGGCGCATCGAGCGCGAGGGCGTCGCCAGAGACGCGGTCCGTCGGTCGGTCGGTCGCCGCGCCGTCGAAGAGACTCGCTCGACCCTCTCTGACGCGACCGGGTACGAGGTGCTGGTGCCCGTCACCGAGGAAACCAGCGAGGAGCGCGAGGCGTCGCTGTTGAGCATCGCGGCCGACCTCGTCCGACAGAGGGGCGGGACGGTCCGGGTCGTCCAGTTCGACGAGGTGCCCGACCAGACGCCCCTCGAACGGGCGTCCGCCGAACAGTCGGCGGCCGACATCGAGTTCGAGGAGCGAACCGACCGACTCGCGGCCGACGTGGACGCGTCGGTCAAGTACGGCGAAATCGTGAGCCACGACACCAAGCACGCGATAGTCAACTTCGCGTCCCACCACGACTCAAACCTCATCGTCCTCGAACGCGACTCGCCCGAGGTGCCCCAGACGCTGTTCGCCGACGACTTCGAGTGGATACTCGACCACGCGCCCTGCGACGTGCTGGCGGTCGGCGGCCACGACCTCGGGTCGGTGAAGACGCTCGGCATCGTGACCGACAGAGGGCCGTACGACTCGCTGAAAGTCGGAGTCGCCAACGCGCTCGCCAGCGAGACGGGCGCGATCATCGAACTGCTCTACCCCGTCTCGCCGGACGCCAGTCCGAAGCGCCGCGAAACGCTCCGGGATTACCACGACGAAATCGCGTCGGTGTGTTCCGTGCCGGTCGAGTCCACGCTCGTGGAGTCGGACGGCGACACGCTGACCGACCTCACGAACGCGACCCGAGCGGTCGATCTCGTCGTGGTCGGCGACGACGGCGGTCGAACCCGTCGGTCGCTGTTCCGGCGCGACCGCGACCAAATCGCCGACGAGACGGCGACGCCGTCGATTCAGATTCACGCTCACGACTCCCGTCGACCGGGACTGTTCGGTCGATTGCTGGAACGGGTCGCGTTCTAA